From Larus michahellis chromosome 5, bLarMic1.1, whole genome shotgun sequence, the proteins below share one genomic window:
- the LOC141744033 gene encoding kelch-like protein 10, with product MSARTAFHGLCLEGNLGNVIIIVDGVEFVAHKTILCSCSQYFRALFSRHWSNAEKTVYKIPGTSPEMMGLIIQYAYTGTVPVTADNVVSLLIAADQFNVLGIIRLCYEFLKSQLHLENCIGIWRFTGHYYCPDLREAAHDFILRHFEEVTRASTELLELSVSDLERLLEEKEELPLKEEAVFEALLKWLAHDLQARRQHVAVLLGQEGWRNGQKGFFFFK from the exons atgagtgctCGCACCGCCTTCCACGGGCTTTGCCTGGAAGGGAACCTGGGCAACGTGATCATCATCGTGGATGGTGTTGAATTCGTTGCCCACAAGACGATCCTGTGTAGCTGCAGTCAATACTTCAG ggctttgttttcCAGACACTGGAGCAATGCTGAGAAGACCGTCTACAAAATCCCCGGCACTTCCCCTGAAATGATGGGGCTCATTATCCAGTACGCCTACACCGGGACGGTGCCGGTCACGGCTGACAACGTTGTCAGTTTGCTGATCGCCGCAGACCAGTTCAATGTCCTGGGCATCATCAGGCTGTGCTACGAGTTCCTGAAATCCCAGCTCCACTTGGAAAACTGCATCGGCATCTGGAGATTCACGGGCCACTACTACTGCcctgacctgcgagaagcagcccacgACTTCATCCTGCGGCACTTCGAGGAGGTGACCAGGGCGTCCACAGAGCTCCTGGAGCTCTCCGTCAGCGACCTGGAGCGCctcctggaggagaaggaggagctcCCTCTGAAAGAAGAGGCCGTGTTCGAGGCCCTTCTCAAATGGCTTGCTCATGACCTGCAGGCAAGGAGGCAGCACGTTGCAGTCTTGCTGGGCCAGGAAGGCTGGAGGAATGGacagaagggcttttttttctttaaataa